Genomic DNA from Thermotoga petrophila RKU-1:
GACCTTTCTTTACGTACTGACCCTCGTATACATCTATTTGGGAAAGATGCCCGTATATGTGTTCGTAAGAAGCAGATTTTATTTTTATCATGAGACCGTACCCGCCGTTTTCCCCGGCGAACTCCACCACTCCGCTTTCAGCAGCGAATATGGGTGTACCCTCAGGTGCCGATATATCAATTCCTGAGTGAAAGGAATATTTCCCGGTTATGGGGTGAATCCTCCAGCCAAAACCGGAGGAAATGACACCATAAACAGGCCAGATGAAGAATTTCTCATCGTTGAACGCCTTTCCAATGATACTTTCAGGTATGAACAGCTTCTGTCCCGCATATATGGTGTAAGACTTGAGCTGATTCGCTTCCTTTATGAAAGTAGCGGTTGTGAAGAACCTTTTTGCAATAGTATCGAGGGTGTCTCCTTTTTTTACTGTGTAGAGGTAGCCAGGCGGCTGAGGAATCACGATCTCCTGCCCCACT
This window encodes:
- a CDS encoding peptidoglycan DD-metalloendopeptidase family protein — translated: MKRGFFLLFLVVFFVHGFSSYFLIHYKVQKNDTLYSISLNFGISPSLLLDWNPGLDPHNLRVGQEIVIPQPPGYLYTVKKGDTLDTIAKRFFTTATFIKEANQLKSYTIYAGQKLFIPESIIGKAFNDEKFFIWPVYGVISSGFGWRIHPITGKYSFHSGIDISAPEGTPIFAAESGVVEFAGENGGYGLMIKIKSASYEHIYGHLSQIDVYEGQYVKKGQIIGRVGNTGLSTGPHLHFEVRVNEKAVNPINYLPNQIWVLKKELIGTGGE